The uncultured Eubacteriales bacterium region GGCTCATTGAGTTTGTAGACCAGAATTATATGCATAAGATTCGCCTGTCCGATTTTGCGCGGATGGAAAACCGCTCTATGAGCTATCTCTCGCACTTCGTACGGGAGACAATGAACCAGAGCTTTCAGGACTATGTGAACACCGTGCGTTTCCATTGCGCCTGCAAGCTGATTGCCGCAGGGGGACATAAGATGCTGGACGTATGTATGGAGTCCGGTTTTTCCGACTACCGTTATTTCTCAAAGACGTTTCAGCAGCGGGTGGGCATGACGCCGGAGGCATACAGCCGACAGCCCCGGAGCCCGGTACAGGACGAGACCAAGATCCACCACAGCCTGCACTCGCTGGAACGTTTTTACTCCCTTGAAAAAAGCCTCGATCTGCTGTGTCAGTTCGAGGCGCAATACCAGTAAAGGCCCTCCGGCGAAACCTTTCGCCAGAGGGCCTTTGGCGTTTTCACCAAGCGGAGGCGAGTCTTCATGTGCAGAATAGAAAACTTTACAAAACAGCTAATTTGTCTAATTAGCTTCGCCAACTTGTCAAGGCAGGGGAGCGGCACACGCGGTATACTGATGAAAAAATGGAGGCGATTAAATGCTCTATATCGGGATCGACTTAGGCACCTCAGCCTGTAAGCTTTTGCTGGTGGACGGGCAGGGCGCGGTGCTGAACACCGTCTCAAGGGAGTATCCGCTCAGTTTTCCTAAGCCCGGCTGGAGCGAGCAGAACCCGGACGACTGGTGGCGGGCCTGTCTCGCGGGCGTGCCCCAGCTGCTGGAGGGTTTTGACGCGAAGGAAGTCAGGGGGCTCGGCGTGGGCGGCCAGATGCATGGCCTTGTGGCCCTGGGGGGGGGAGACGAGGTCCTGCGTCCGGCCATCTTGTGGAACGACGGTCGTACCGCGGATGAGGTGGAGTATCTCAACGGTACGATTGGCCGAGCCGTGCTGAGCGCGCGCACCGCCAACATCGCCTTCGCGGGGTTCACGGCGCCCAAGCTGCTCTGGATGCGCAGGCATGAGCCGGAGCTCTTCTCGCGGATAGAAAAAATCATGCTGCCCAAGGACTATTTGGTCTATCGGCTGACGGGCGTCCATGCCACCGACTACTCGGACGCCTCGGGTATGCTCCTGCTGGACGTAGCGCACAAGCGCTGGTCAGCCGAGATGCTGGCGCTATGCGGCGTTACCGAGGCGCAGATGCCGCGGCTCTGCGAGAGCAGTGCCCCGGTGGGCACGCTGCGGGAGGAGGTGGCCGCCGCTTTTGGCCTGTCCCGGAGCGTCGTGGTATGCGCCGGAGCGGGGGACAACGCTGCGGCTGCCGTGGGTACGGGCACCGTGGGCGACGGGCGCTGCAATATTTCCCTGGGCACTTCGGGCACCATCTTCATCTCGTCGGACAGGTTTGGCGTGGACGCCACCAACGGCCTGCATGCGTTTGCCCACGCGGACGGAGGCTGGCACCTGATGGGCTGCATGCTCTCGGCGGCGAGCTGCAACAAATGGTGGCAGGACGATATTCTCGGCGCGACGGACTATCAAAGCGAGCAGTCCAGAATTGCTCCCGATAAGCTGGGCCGCAACCACGTCTATTTTTTGCCCTACCTGATGGGAGAGCGCAGCCCCATCAACGATACAAACGCGCGGGGTGCGTTCATCGGCATGACCATGGACACCACCCGGGCCGACATGACGCAGGCCATGCTGGAGGGAGTCGCTTTTGCCATCCGGGACAGCTTTGAGGTGGCGAAAGGCTTGGGCATAGCGATTCCGCGCTCGAATATCTGCGGCGGCGGCTCCAAGTCCCCGCTCTGGCGCACCATTGTGGCCAACGTCCTTGGAATCCCTCTGGACATCGTGGCCACCGAGCAGGGTCCGGGTTACGGCGCTGCCATGCTGGCTATGGTCGCCTGCGGTGCGTACCCCTCCGTACACGCGGCGTCCGATGCGCTGGTGCAGGTGAAGGATACCGTTGCACCCGACCCGGCGCTGACCGCTTTATACGACACGCGGTACGCTCAGTTCAGACAGATCTACCCGGCATGTAAGGCGCTGTTCCCCCAATTGCTGTAAAGGAGTGTGTGTGCGATGGATATTTATTCTATAACAGACCCTGTATTCAAGCCTTACGGACGGGCGGTGAAGGGCTTTCCGGTGGAAGAACTGATGGCGGCTCTGGCGCAGACGCCGCTGCCCGAGGACACGGCCTACGTGCCGGAGGAGCCCCTCTTGCAGGCACTGTCCGCCGCCGGGTCGTGCGCCGCGCACCTCTATGGCGGCATGCCCGTTCAGCTGGGCTGGTGCAATGGGCGCAATACAAAGCTTAACTGCCTTGAATACCACCGGGACAGCGAGTTCAACCTGGGGACCGAGGACTTTGTTCTCCTGCTGGCGCGGCAGGAGGAGCTGGAGGACGGCTGGCTTGATACTGCCCGGGTCAGGGCCTTCCGCGTGCCTGCCGGCATTTTGGTGGAGGTCTACGCCACCACGCTGCACTATGCCCCCTGCCATGTGGACCCACAGAGGGGATTTCGCGTGATGGTGGCCCTGCCCGCAGGGACGAACCTAGACAAGCCTGATATCACGCCGTACACGGCGGAGGACGGGTTGCTTTGGGCGCGCAACAAGTGGCTGCTGGCCCACGGTGAGTCCGCCGAGGCTGGGCAGGGCGCGGCCATTCGCCTGCGGGGAGAGAACATCGACCTGCAGGACAGTTTTTGAATACCACCAGAAAGGAAGAAAAGAGCTATGTTCAATAACATTCCCAAAGTAAAATTGGGCGTGATCGCCGTATCGCGCAGCTGCTTTCCCATGAGTCTGTCCGCCCGCCGCCGAGCGGCGCTGAAGGCAGCCTGCGGTACGGAGCTGCCCCTGTACGAGTGTCCTGTCACCGTGGAAAATGAGCTGGATGCGAAGAAGGCGGTGGAGGACGTGCGCTCCGCGGGCGTCAATGCGCTCGTGGTGTTCCTGGGTAATTTCGGCCCCGAGACGCCCGAGACCCTGATTGCCGACTGGTTCACGGGCCCCATCATGTACCTCGCCGCCGCTGAGGGCGACGGCGACCTGCACGATGGCCGCGGTGACGCATACTGCGGCATGCTCAATTGTTCCTATAACCTGGGTCTGCGCGGTAAAATGGCTTATATCCCCGAGTACCCAGTGGGTACGGCGGAGGAGCTGGCCGGGAAGGTGGCGGAGTTTGTGCCCATCGCCCGGGCAATACTGGGGCTTAAGGGACTGAAGATCATCGCTTTCGGCCCCCGACCCGACGACTTCCTCGCTTGCAACGCGCCCATCAAGGCGCTGTTTGACCTGGGCGTGGCCGTAGAGGAGAACTCGGAGCTTGACTTGCTCGTGGCCTACAATAAGCACGCGGACGACCCCCGCATTCCCGCGAAGATCGAGGAGATGGGCGCTGAGCTCGGGCCTGGCAACCGGTATGCGGGCATCCTGCCCCGTCTCGCCCAGTACGAGCTGACGCTGCTGGACTGGGCCGAGGAGCACAAGGGCGCGCGGCAGTATGTGGCGTTCGCCAACAAGTGCTGGCCGGCGTTCCAGACAGAGTTTAAGTTCGTGCCCTGCTACGTGAACAGCCGCCTTGCTGCCCAGGGCATTCCCGTTTCCTGCGAGGTGGACATCTACGGAGCACTGAGCGAGTACATCGGCGTGTGCGTCTCAGGCGCGCCCACCACGCTGCTGGACATCAACAATACCGTGCCCGCTTCCATCTACGACAAGGCCATCAAGGGCAACTACGACGTGCGTCTGCCCGAGACCTTCATGGGATTTCACTGCGGCAACACGAGCTGCGCACTGCTGAAGAACCCCCACATGGGCTATCAGCTTATCATGAAACGGGACCTGGAGCCGGATCTTCCCGAGCCCGACATTACCCGCGGCACCATGGAGGGTAACATCAAGGCGGGGGACATCACCTTCTTCCGCCTGCAATCCACCGCCGACACGCGGCTGAAGGCGTACATCGCGCAGGGCGCGGTGCTGGACGT contains the following coding sequences:
- a CDS encoding conserved hypothetical protein (Evidence 4 : Homologs of previously reported genes of unknown function), with translation MFNNIPKVKLGVIAVSRSCFPMSLSARRRAALKAACGTELPLYECPVTVENELDAKKAVEDVRSAGVNALVVFLGNFGPETPETLIADWFTGPIMYLAAAEGDGDLHDGRGDAYCGMLNCSYNLGLRGKMAYIPEYPVGTAEELAGKVAEFVPIARAILGLKGLKIIAFGPRPDDFLACNAPIKALFDLGVAVEENSELDLLVAYNKHADDPRIPAKIEEMGAELGPGNRYAGILPRLAQYELTLLDWAEEHKGARQYVAFANKCWPAFQTEFKFVPCYVNSRLAAQGIPVSCEVDIYGALSEYIGVCVSGAPTTLLDINNTVPASIYDKAIKGNYDVRLPETFMGFHCGNTSCALLKNPHMGYQLIMKRDLEPDLPEPDITRGTMEGNIKAGDITFFRLQSTADTRLKAYIAQGAVLDVDCESFGSIGAFAIPEMDRFYRHVLIAKRYPHHGAVAFGHWGRALFEVFKYLGIADIAYNQPKNLPYPEENPFG
- the xylB gene encoding Xylulose kinase, giving the protein MLYIGIDLGTSACKLLLVDGQGAVLNTVSREYPLSFPKPGWSEQNPDDWWRACLAGVPQLLEGFDAKEVRGLGVGGQMHGLVALGGGDEVLRPAILWNDGRTADEVEYLNGTIGRAVLSARTANIAFAGFTAPKLLWMRRHEPELFSRIEKIMLPKDYLVYRLTGVHATDYSDASGMLLLDVAHKRWSAEMLALCGVTEAQMPRLCESSAPVGTLREEVAAAFGLSRSVVVCAGAGDNAAAAVGTGTVGDGRCNISLGTSGTIFISSDRFGVDATNGLHAFAHADGGWHLMGCMLSAASCNKWWQDDILGATDYQSEQSRIAPDKLGRNHVYFLPYLMGERSPINDTNARGAFIGMTMDTTRADMTQAMLEGVAFAIRDSFEVAKGLGIAIPRSNICGGGSKSPLWRTIVANVLGIPLDIVATEQGPGYGAAMLAMVACGAYPSVHAASDALVQVKDTVAPDPALTALYDTRYAQFRQIYPACKALFPQLL
- a CDS encoding conserved hypothetical protein (Evidence 4 : Homologs of previously reported genes of unknown function) — translated: MDIYSITDPVFKPYGRAVKGFPVEELMAALAQTPLPEDTAYVPEEPLLQALSAAGSCAAHLYGGMPVQLGWCNGRNTKLNCLEYHRDSEFNLGTEDFVLLLARQEELEDGWLDTARVRAFRVPAGILVEVYATTLHYAPCHVDPQRGFRVMVALPAGTNLDKPDITPYTAEDGLLWARNKWLLAHGESAEAGQGAAIRLRGENIDLQDSF